One window of Pocillopora verrucosa isolate sample1 chromosome 9, ASM3666991v2, whole genome shotgun sequence genomic DNA carries:
- the LOC131793595 gene encoding DNA polymerase zeta catalytic subunit-like isoform X3 gives MFSMRIVNSDFYIADPVPELDVCNSKFREDTSTTVKTKVPVIRIYGATPRGQKTCLHVHGIFPYIYVPYDGTQPTDKYIKQFATSVDFAVQVALGKASSSRRHVYEITVVKGTPYYGYHEGERDFLKIVLYNPFLVTRVVSLLQNGAIMNKVFQPHEAHIPYMLQFFMDYNLYGMNLIHASGVKFRAPVRLLAGEAETIPSPSSKKVTSPLPSQTYSSPLTQVWDEETVSMDLVLGSNIERLSFCELEADMLASDILNKLEIGVNIGSNPGLAAIWEDEQQRRREANESSHITAPPSDERHLIQETETEKNFKERIKEIINERDVLIQSQMGKLGREALSPKELASFQDSISSIAASQKDAALNNDSLDADAVLQLLSQQADESVAAAESSQVIIDEDEPVVNQSIVHEVVEASQRSFSQELSSSLDQEMVNILASLAEEPSQPCASQKAPLSQSVILDQGDVPCDEEANEDEELSESEESIMMSQKVWDDIEPALSAETGDDQGDVQDGDNQYDRPSQYDMEGMMDTWIGSFLGGDIPQLDGAADEESDKKEDFKIRREKSTKIKTKKSFNSDDKISRDVIQNSTLNLISSWRNEKHDKNEESEESCGVNVWPNERLAVRTYSRKSMSVPKNRKTPSLNLEMVAMNCDEDKQQEKSRDEFKLFLCDSSDSESETIKERNVGSKQNEMIVYPQTRQILKEHKSSRAETSTSRNCIETSRESCTSVITKYFHSPVKNPECSKRQDGLHSRSEGKCSAPFELSGGEVLPQCSKQQELNLRKSSLRKRKLTEVDQKEHKLGKGVVTRRASKKLDVLASLGVVSDAMKDLTVSLQDISHTRTLSSKLSEAKQRLRKMNEEYTAVRGRLNSPIREQKPLVNRSPQLRKNGKSPLSRAKSSPRIKEERSKRYGVIPVMIEKSPKKSQVVIDNLVPDTNRPLTETSSPNPYSARNLGPHACDYTDPNINCGTGQASSRNRAQVMELLSSQSTTSTVGSIETSSIPSVSSRALTLKSDSKLRGKSRNETRQVLSLRKRGLKRKRMIDTGKKEMKPKPSKDTSGIRKKRKLSFTLSKTDKTCLDDGNGCDKETSVTSAENCSVKDCKSVSETDDFICETQLDNENNSSFFRSEAKTKFAPNTGLLEGITCIPASPIDSDSNGDSVSNAESSTASTELKLLTLPAPSCSKFNDSADSSVSSENRGGAFDNACDNLNGSLLLSQELFPKERDTELLANALFNMSLPSPLPLIHECYSPPCPSSPSDANRLSLNQLKSEGNLVKQQQFFIVNSDVVNEDEDSVLGDGGISASSLSKVNHTEYRSTADGPSRAKLSLLESGPQLGETQTTFESTFVLHNDPQACRHVENSYNCSNEVDLEIVGESCVKNSESNAISSVEGNVTRKEKDCISNLGSTVPEENSTESTTNRVTWSNTSVSESRGLEAKRTLLLRAGAPDFVEAGEKDFDPGEFMLRMNVAENSSNEFQPVEQCNPQNEEMEICVEVDGRDRPLSTGNPLNCHFAAELHAKPGGIYKSSNDSANAPQSVSNSFSLEPSKSNSFKCKNIISIEPLKWPPSSEELLNSLKDYGLPQCRYQRPFCSDPVDVPSCPREVGGRILRIETRKVSSLPEFETAGSLPGLKHWRFVLSSAREFSLRDLGQTIEAEADFEKNVQLKIALMGDGDVVVTPCRGPPTPQAVKAWARDKMAQRKRGTSLKKAEQKQETSQDGNLEKVVTKQLSNQTKTVADDSKTLKFELNQVIQKSSPPKIPPDKISTGSGGLVLKDHVSVPVQKQKVLDGIDRDKKTDVIDLSDSSSPAEVTSPGSLFSPNEEKMCTLASSFTQNGKHNLCEISGTQPITINRSLGFAVYDEKLHQADNVTTETNSPPNVVTQCKAGTPPSRISPEGTPQLSPLTIKQLLSPTFQTQDFTFSAPHHSTPVATKLVYGLQSPRCTPISAATNVKSLETSPQNPVKSSTGHQASSDQTPSLRQQLLASQFKFVTPGFKPRCHLPWSSQIDGPSPNNTYGFKVSQINLKDTKALHEVQHLTLFSLELHVRTRRDMRPDPEFDPICAIFYYIQTDTPLPSGKNRVTGIICVDPESAKICSCTTASIPITNNTTPVSPSNQTIVSTSSRATQNTKAPHLRSLLSRSGITDHDIQYVAEEKDLFPALIRIIRRWDPDILIGFEIQMFSWGFLLERALVFEIDFCSWLSRVKGSSSDCNMDAEKDVWGAAHTSEFKIAGRIILNVWRLMRHEAALNSYSFENVAFHVLHERIPLYSFRTLSDWWDQRTSLNRWRTVDHYVTRCRCNVRILESLDFIGRTSELARLFGILFFSVISRGSQYRVESMMLRIAKPMNYIAVSPRIEQRGLMRAPETIPLVMEPESRFYSDPVLVLDFQSLYPSMVIAYNYCFSTCLGRVSCLSEYGEFKFGATSLCVPPSLLRKLEGDIHVSPSGVAFVKSNIRRGVLPSMLEEILETRIMVKASMKKWKSDKALGRMLDARQLGLKLIANVTFGYTSAHFSGRMPCVEIGDSIVRKARETLERAIDLVNNTPRWSARVVYGDTDSLFVLLKGATKEQAFNIGKDIVDTVTAMNPKPVKLKFEKVYLPCVLQTKKRYVGYMYETLDQKEPVFDAKGIETVRRDSIPAVAKILEKSLRILFETRDLSLIKKYVQRQCTKLMEGRVSLQDFTFAKEYRGMKSYKPGACVPALELTRRMLREDRRSEPRVRERVPYVVVYGSPGLPLIQLVRRPHEVLQDPGLRLNASYYITKQILPPLNRVFSLIGLDVFTWYAELPRVVRVAQMRSDPGERKKGTISQYFSTMACPVCQDLTPTDLCAKCRGMSQKSAVILTTRMHRWERTYQHLAEICHGCSGSRDTKLRCVSLDCPVFYKLVQCTRDLRSSEHFRKILDSL, from the exons ATGTTTTCTATGCGAATTGTTAACAGCGATTTCTACATCGCCGACCCAGTTCCAGAACTCGATGTTTGTAACTCCAAATTTCGCGAGGATACTTCGACAACTGTAAAAACCAAGGTTCCAGTTATTCGTATTTATGGAGCTACTCCAAGAGGTCAAAAAACATGTCTCCACGTCCACGGTATCTTCCCTTACATTTACGTTCCGTACGATGGAACACAGCCGACAGACAAGTACATTAAACAGTTTGCAACTAGTGTGGACTTTGCAGTACAGGTTGCTCTCGGAAAAGCGTCTTCTTCTCGTCGGCATGTCTATGAAATCACTGTTGTGAAAGGAAC ACCTTACTATGGTTACCATGAAGGTGAGAGAGATTTCTTGAAGATTGTCCTATACAATCCATTCTTGGTTACACG GGTTGTCAGCCTTCTTCAGAATGGAGCAATCATGAATAAAGTATTTCAACCTCATGAAGCTCATATTCCATATATGTTGCAG TTTTTTATGGACTACAACCTTTATGGAATGAACCTGATTCATGCCTCTGGTGTCAAATTCAGGGCCCCTGTCAGGCTCTTAGCAG gggaaGCTGAAACAATTCCTTCTCCATCTAGCAAGAAAGTAACATCACCTCTACCAAGTCAGACATATTCCTCACCTCTAACTCAAGTATGGGATGAAGAAACTGTATCCAT GGACTTGGTTTTGGGGTCCAACATTGAAAGACTGAGCTTCTGTGAATTGGAGGCTGACATGCTGGCTTCTGACATCCTTAACAAGCTGGAGATAGGAG TCAACATTGGCTCTAATCCTGGCTTAGCAGCCATTTGGGAAGATGAACAGCAACGAAGAAGAGAGGCAAATGAGTCTTCTCACATCACTGCCCCACCATCAGATG AGAGACACCTTATCCAGGAAACTGAGACAGAAAAGAATTTCAaggaaagaatcaaagaaattataaatgaaCGAGATGTGCTGAT ACAAAGTCAAATGGGGAAACTAGGACGAGAAGCATTATCTCCAAAAGAACTTGCCTCATTTCAAGACTCCATCTCATCAATTGCTGCATCTCAGAAGGATGCAGCTCTCAACAATGATTCTTTAGATGCAGATGCTGTGCTACAGTTGCTGTCTCAACAGGCTGATGAATCAGTAGCAGCTGCAGAATCATCTCAAG TAATCATTGATGAAGATGAACCTGTTGTAAATCAGAGTATTGTTCATGAAGTGGTAGAAGCATCGCAGAGGTCTTTTTCACAGGAACTTT CTTCTAGTTTGGATCAAGAGATGGTCAACATCTTGGCAAGTTTAGCTGAGGAACCCAGTCAGCCGTGTGCCAGCCAGAAAGCTCCACTAAGTCAAAGTGTCATTTTGGATCAAG GAGATGTGCCGTGTGACGAGGAAGCTAATGAGGACGAGGAACTTAGTGAGTCGGAGGAGTCCATTATGATGTCACAGAAGGTCTGGGACGATATTGAGCCGGCACTCTCGGCGGAGACTGGTGATGACCAGGGCGATGTACAAGACGGTGACAATCAGTATGACAG GCCCTCTCAGTATGACATGGAAGGAATGATGGACACATGGATTGGATCGTTCTTGGGTGGAGACATTCCCCAGTTAGACGGGGCCGCAGATGAAGAGTCTGACAAAAAAGAAGACTTCAAAATACGGCGGGAAAAGAGtacaaaaatcaaaactaaGAAGAGTTTTAATTCGGATGATAAGATATCAAGGGATGTAATTCAAAACTCAACATTAAATCTCATATCTTCTTGGAGAAATGAAAAACACGACAAAAACGAGGAGAGCGAAGAGTCTTGTGGCGTAAATGTTTGGCCAAACGAAAGACTGGCAGTTCGTACGTATTCGAGAAAGAGTATGTCTGTTCCAAAAAATCGAAAGACTCCATCGCTGAACTTGGAAATGGTTGCAATGAATTGTGACGAAGACAAACAGCAGGAGAAAAGTAGAGATGAGTTTAAGTTGTTTCTCTGTGATTCCAGTGATTCTGAAAGTGAAACGATCAAGGAGAGGAATGTAGGAtccaaacaaaatgaaatgattgtGTATCCTCAGACGAGACAAATCCTAAAAGAGCATAAATCAAGCAGAGCAGAAACTTCTACTTCTCGGAATTGTATAGAAACGTCGCGCGAGAGTTGTACTTCAGTTATAACCAAATATTTTCACAGCCCTGTTAAAAACCCTGAATGCTCGAAAAGGCAAGACGGGTTACACTCGCGCTCTGAGGGAAAGTGTTCAGCACCATTTGAACTCTCTGGGGGAGAAGTGTTACCTCAGTGTTCCAAACAACAAGAATTAAACTTGCGTAAGAGTTCTCTTCGTAAAAGAAAGTTGACAGAGGTTGACCAGAAGGAACATAAACTTGGTAAAGGGGTAGTTACACGGAGAGCAAGCAAGAAATTGGATGTGCTGGCATCGCTGGGTGTTGTTAGTGACGCCATGAAGGATTTGACAGTGTCGCTGCAAGATATCTCTCATACGAGAACACTGAGCTCGAAGCTTAGTGAGGCCAAACAACGTTTGAGGAAAATGAATGAGGAGTATACAGCTGTAAGGGGGAGGTTAAACAGCCCCATTAGAGAACAGAAACCACTTGTAAATCGATCGCCTCAGCTGAGAAAGAATGGAAAGTCCCCTTTGTCGAGGGCGAAAAGTTCTCCGAggataaaagaagaaagatcGAAGAGGTATGGAGTGATACCTGTTATGATTGAAAAGTCGCCCAAAAAGAGTCAAGTTGTGATTGACAATCTGGTCCCTGATACCAATCGTCCGCTTACGGAGACTTCATCTCCAAATCCTTATTCTGCACGGAATTTAGGCCCACATGCCTGCGATTATACCGATCCTAATATTAATTGCGGGACGGGACAAGCCTCGTCCCGAAACAGAGCGCAAGTTATGGAACTTCTGTCCTCTCAGTCAACTACTTCTACAGTAGGTAGCATAGAAACATCCTCTATACCCTCTGTCTCGTCCCGTGCACTGACCCTTAAATCTGATAGTAAGCTTAGAGGAAAGTCCCGCAATGAAACGAGACAAGTTTTGTCCCTGCGAAAGAGAGGGCTGAAGCGAAAGCGTATGATAGACacagggaaaaaagaaatgaagccAAAACCATCGAAAGACACGTCTGGTataaggaagaaaagaaagctcTCTTTTACACTCAGCAAAACAGATAAAACTTGTCTTGATGATGGGAACGGATGTGACAAGGAAACCTCGGTGACATCAGCAGAAAATTGTTCCGTCAAAGACTGCAAATCCGTTAGCGAGACAGACGACTTTATCTGTGAGACTCAACTTGACAATGAAAATAACAGTAGTTTTTTTCGCTCTGAAGCTAAAACTAAATTTGCTCCAAACACTGGTTTGTTGGAAGGCATTACCTGTATACCAGCCAGTCCCATTGACTCTGACTCGAACGGTGATTCTGTGAGTAACGCTGAATCGTCAACGGCCTCTACTGAGTTGAAACTTCTTACGTTGCCGGCTCCATCTTGCAGTAAATTCAATGATTCTGCAGATTCGTCTGTGTCTAGTGAAAATCGGGGCGGAGCGTTTGATAACGCGTGTGACAACTTAAATGGCTCACTACTTTTATCTCAGGAACTGTTTCCAAAAGAAAGAGATACGGAGTTATTAGCTAATGCACTTTTTAACATGTCTCTTCCGtcacctttgccattaattCACGAATGTTATTCCCCTCCATGTCCGTCTTCGCCATCTGACGCCAATCGACTTTCACTGAATCAACTTAAAAGTGAAGGGAACCTGGTGAAACAAcagcaatttttcattgtaaatagcGACGTTGTTAACGAAGACGAAGACAGCGTTTTAGGAGACGGCGGAATATCTGCATCCTCTCTGAGCAAAGTTAATCACACTGAATATCGTAGCACGGCGGATGGTCCGTCGCGCGCAAAGTTATCGCTCCTAGAATCTGGTCCTCAACTCGGAGAGACACAAACTACATTTGAAAGTACTTTCGTGTTGCATAACGACCCGCAAGCGTGCAGACATGTTGAAAATAGCTACAATTGCTCAAATGAAGTTGATCTGGAAATCGTTGGTGAATCGTGTGTGAAGAACAGCGAGTCGAATGCCATTTCCTCAGTAGAAGGAAATGtaacaaggaaagaaaaggatTGCATATCAAATTTAGGGTCGACAGTTCCCGAAGAAAACTCAACTGAAAGTACTACTAACCGTGTTACATGGTCAAATACATCAGTTTCTGAGTCAAGAGGACTAGAAGCAAAAAGAACGCTTCTGCTGCGAGCAGGCGCGCCTGACTTTGTTGAAGCAGGAGAAAAAGACTTTGACCCAGGAGAGTTTATGTTGAGGATGAATGTGGCAGAGAACAGTTCGAATGAATTCCAGCCAGTAGAACAGTGTAATCCGCAAAACgaagaaatggaaatttgtGTGGAGGTCGATGGTAGAGATAGACCATTAAGCACAGGAAACCCGCTTAATTGCCACTTTGCCGCTGAACTGCATGCAAAACCGGGCGGAATATACAAAAGCAGCAATGACAGTGCAAATGCTCCACAGAGTGTCTCTAATAGTTTTTCACTTGAACCATCTAAGAGCAACAGCTTCAagtgtaaaaatattatttccattGAACCTTTAAAGTGGCCACCTTCATCTGAAGAACTTTTAAACTCGCTCAAGGATTATGGGCTTCCTCAGTGCAGATATCAACGGCCTTTTTGCAGTGACCCAGTTGACGTCCCGTCGTGCCCTAG ggaAGTAGGCGGACGAATTTTGAGAATCGAAACAAGAAAG gttTCAAGCCTTCCAGAGTTTGAAACGGCAGGTTCTTTGCCAGGGTTGAAACACTGGAGATTTGTGTTATCATCAGCTCGCGAGTTTAGCCTTCGTGATCTTGGCCAAACCATCGAGGCTGAAGCagactttgaaaaaaatgtccAGCTGAAGATTGCGTTAATGGGAGACGGAGATGTAGTGGTAACACCATGTCGAGGCCCGCCAACACCTCAGGCTGTTAAGGCCTGGGCACGAGATAAAATGGCCCAACGTAAACGGGGAACGTCTTTGAAAAAAGCGGAACAAAAACAGGAGACATCGCAAGATGGAAATTTGGAGAAAGTTGTGACTAAACAGTTATCAAATCAAACTAAAACAGTTGCAGACGactcaaaaactttaaaattcgAACTTAATCAAGTCATACAGAAATCATCTCCGCCAAAAATTCCTCCAGATAAAATCTCCACCGGGTCAGGCGGGCTCGTTTTAAAAGATCATGTTAGTGTTCCTGTGCAAAAGCAAAAGGTGCTTGATGGTATTGATAGAGATAAAAAGACAGATGTCATAGATCTGTCCGATTCTTCAAGTCCTGCCGAAGTAACTAGTCCCGGCAGCTTGTTCTCGCCAAACGAGGAGAAAATGTGTACACTAGCGTCAAGTTTTacacaaaatggaaaacataATCTATGCGAAATTTCAGGAACGCAACCAATAACTATTAATAGGAGCCTAGGGTTTGCTGTTTACGATGAAAAACTTCATCAAGCTGACAATGTTACTACAGAAACAAACTCGCCGCCTAATGTAGTCACGCAATGTAAGGCAGGCACGCCGCCATCAAGAATTTCTCCAGAAGGTACTCCACAGCTCAGTCCTCTCACCATAAAGCAACTATTATCGCCGACATTCCAAACTCAAGATTTCACCTTTTCCGCGCCTCATCACAGCACCCCGGTGGCTACAAAACTTGTCTACGGCCTCCAGTCACCCCGCTGTACTCCAATCTCAGCCGCTACTAATGTGAAGAGTCTGGAAACTAGTCCCCAGAATCCTGTGAAGAGTAGTACCGGTCACCAGGCCTCCTCAGACCAGACACCTTCTCTACGGCAGCAACTGCTGGCTAGCCAATTCAAG TTCGTCACACCTGGCTTCAAACCAAGGTGCCATTTGCCATGGAGCTCACAGATCGACGGTCCTTCTCCCAACAACACCTACGGGTTCAAGGTTTCTCAGATCAACCTCAAGGACACCAAGGCCCTCCACGAG gtACAGCATTTGACACTGTTTAGTTTAGAGCTTCATGTAAGAACAAGGCGTGACATGAGACCAGATCCTGAATTTGACCCTATTTGCGCGATTTTCTACTACATCCAAACTGACACTCCTCTTCCTTCTGGAAAAAACAGAGTTACTGGAATCATCTGCGTGGACCCAGAATCTGCCAAGATTTGCAGCTGCACAACAG caaGTATTCCGATCACCAACAACACCACACCAGTTTCGCCGTCAAACCAGACGATAGTATCGACCTCATCAAGAGCTACACAGAACACCAAGGCGCCTCATCTGAGATCTTTATTATCTCGGTCAGGAATCACAGATCATGATATCCAATATGTAGCCGAGGAGAAGGATCTCTTCCCTGCTTTGATCAGAATCATCCGCAGATGGGACCCTGACATTTTGATAGGTTTCGAGATACAAATGTTCTCTTGGGGATTTCTTTTGGAGAGGGCGCTGGTCTTCGAGATCGACTTTTGTAGTTGGTTATCACGCGTGAAAGGTTCGTCTTCTGACTGTAATATGGACGCTGAGAAAGACGTCTGGGGTGCTGCGCATACCTCTGAGTTTAAGATCGCTGGACGCATCATTTTAAACGTCTGGAGGCTCATGAGACACGAG GCAGCCCTGAATAGCTACTCATTTGAGAACGTAGCATTTCACGTTCTTCACGAACGAATACCGCTGTACTCGTTTCGCACGCTGTCGGACTGGTGGGATCAGCGAACGTCATTAAACCGCTGGAGGACCGTCGATCATTACGTTACGCGTTGCCGTTGTAACGTTAGGATTCTGGAATCCTTGGATTTCATTGGTCGAACCAGTGAATTGGCAAGGCTTTTTGGGATCTTGTTCTTCTCCGTCATATCTCGTGGATCGCAG TATCGTGTGGAGTCTATGATGCTAAGGATAGCAAAACCAATGAACTATATTGCAGTTTCTCCCAGAATCGAACAACGTGGACT TATGCGAGCCCCAGAAACAATTCCTTTGGTAATGGAACCGGAATCCCGATTCTACAGTGATCCAGTCCTGGTCCTCGATTTCCAGTCTCTGTATCCCTCAATGGTCATTGCATATAACTATTGTTTCTCCACCTGTCTTGGGCGAGTCAGTTGTCTGTCGGA GTACGGTGAATTCAAGTTTGGTGCCACCTCTTTATGTGTTCCTCCAAGTCTTCTGAGA aaacttgaGGGTGACATACATGTCTCTCCAAGTGGTGTCGCTTTTGTCAAATCTAACATAAGACGGGGCGTTCTTCCCAG TATGTTGGAAGAGATCCTTGAGACACGAATCATGGTGAAGGCGTCAATGAAGAAATGGAAATCAGACAAG GCTCTCGGGCGAATGTTAGATGCTCGTCAACTGGGCTTGAAGCTGATAGCAAATGTGACGTTTGGGTACACATCTGCTCATTTCTCCGGCAGGATGCCGTGTGTAGAG ATTGGTGACAGCATTGTCCGTAAAGCGCGCGAGACGCTCGAGCGCGCAATTGACCTCGTGAACAACACTCCTCGCTGGAGCGCGCGTGTCGTGTATGGAGATACTGACAG CTTGTTTGTATTACTCAAAGGCGCCACTAAAGAACAAGCTTTCAATATTGGTAAAGACATTGTGGATACCGTCACAGCTATGAATCCTAAACCAGTTAAACTCAAGTTTGAAAAG GTTTATCTGCCTTGTGTGTTACAGACGAAGAAGCGTTACGTTGGATACATGTACGAAACACTTGATCAGAAGGAACCCGTGTTTGATGCTAAAGGGATTGAGACTGTACGAAGAGACTCAATTCCCGCAGTGGCAAAG ATTCTCGAAAAGTCGCTGCGAATTTTGTTTGAAACGCGTGACCTGTCCTTGATCAAGAAGTATGTCCAGCGGCAGTGCACAAAGTTGATGGAGGGACGTGTTAGTCTCCAGGACTTCACTTTCGCCAAAGAATACCGCGGCATGAAAAGCTATAAACCTGGCGCATGCGTGCCAGCTCTGGAACTCACGAG gCGCATGCTTAGAGAGGACCGCAGATCGGAGCCAAGAGTAAGAGAAAGAGTCCCATATGTAGTGGTGTATGGAAGTCCAGGATTACCATTGATTCAACTTGTAAGAAG ACCTCATGAAGTTCTCCAGGATCCAGGCCTTCGGTTAAACGCGTCCTATTACATCACCAAACAGATCCTACCACCGCTCAATCGCGTTTTCTCTCTCATTGGCCTAGACGTGTTCACATG GTACGCGGAGCTCCCACGTGTCGTACGGGTGGCGCAGATGCGTTCGGATccaggagaaagaaaaaag GGCACTATTTCTCAATACTTTTCAACAATGGCATGCCCGGTTTGTCAAGACCTTACTCCAACTGATCTGTGCGCCAAATGTCGAGGTATGTCCCAGAAGTCAGCGGTTATACTGACCACCCGCATGCACCGCTGGGAACGAACGTATCAACACCTAGCAGAG ATTTGTCACGGCTGTTCTGGTTCTCGTGATACCAAGTTACGTTGTGTGTCTTTGGACTGCCCGGTATTTTACAAGCTCGTGCAATGTACACGTGACCTGAGGTCATCTGAACATTTCAGGAAGATTCTTGACAGTTTGTAA